In Treponema sp. OMZ 798, the following proteins share a genomic window:
- the abc-f gene encoding ribosomal protection-like ABC-F family protein: MLIDVKNLTFAYYGSAEPVFENLNLQLDTDWKLGLIGRNGYGKTTFLNLLRNKLEYSGKIISPVSFEYFPYVLEEKKTVREAVFSRLPHLEDWQLDCELSLLEVSDEIADRPFKTLSSGEQIKVLLAVMFLHENAFMLIDEPTNHLDAYGRTAVADYLKKKKGFILVSHDRDFLNRTVDHVLTIEKNKIYVQNGNYDTWEENKIRQDNFEIEKNIRLRKEIKRLKEAARQKAGWADLKEKTKSGQGPCDRGFISHKAAKLMKRAKNIERNANKVVTEKEKLLKNIERIEDIPMRPLHHHAKHLIEASALSVSYGGKKIFSPVDFSLEAGGVLSLNGKNGAGKSSILKLLMGEKIEFSGILKKAQGLKVSYIPQNFDFLKGPLFDFIEESNIDKTIFLTTLRKLNFPQDNFDKKMETYSGGQKKKVLLTRSICESAHLYIWDEPLNYIDVISRLQIERMILKYSPAIILVEHDKKFNEKVSTDFVELLPNP, translated from the coding sequence ATGTTAATAGATGTTAAGAATTTAACCTTTGCTTATTATGGTTCGGCGGAACCTGTTTTTGAAAATCTTAATTTACAGTTGGATACGGATTGGAAGCTCGGTCTTATAGGCAGGAACGGCTACGGGAAAACCACCTTTTTAAATTTACTCCGGAACAAACTCGAATATTCAGGGAAGATTATCTCTCCTGTCAGCTTTGAATATTTCCCTTATGTTCTCGAAGAAAAAAAGACCGTCCGCGAGGCGGTTTTTTCCCGACTACCTCATCTCGAAGACTGGCAGCTTGATTGCGAGCTTTCCCTATTGGAAGTTTCTGACGAAATTGCAGACAGGCCCTTTAAAACTTTAAGTTCGGGCGAGCAAATTAAGGTGCTGCTTGCTGTTATGTTTTTACATGAAAACGCGTTTATGCTGATTGATGAACCTACAAATCACTTGGATGCTTACGGACGAACCGCTGTCGCCGATTATCTAAAAAAGAAAAAAGGTTTTATTCTTGTTTCGCATGACAGAGATTTTTTAAACCGGACTGTTGACCACGTTTTAACAATCGAAAAAAATAAAATCTATGTTCAAAACGGCAACTATGACACTTGGGAAGAAAATAAAATCCGGCAGGATAATTTTGAGATTGAAAAAAATATCCGGCTGCGGAAAGAAATCAAACGCCTCAAAGAAGCGGCCCGCCAAAAGGCCGGTTGGGCTGACTTAAAAGAAAAAACAAAATCAGGACAAGGCCCTTGTGACAGAGGTTTTATATCGCACAAAGCCGCTAAGCTGATGAAGAGGGCAAAAAATATCGAGCGGAATGCGAATAAGGTCGTTACCGAAAAAGAAAAGCTTTTAAAAAATATCGAGAGGATCGAAGACATTCCTATGAGGCCTCTCCATCATCACGCAAAGCACCTTATTGAAGCTTCCGCGCTTTCAGTTTCTTATGGCGGTAAAAAGATTTTTTCACCGGTCGATTTTTCCCTTGAAGCCGGAGGTGTTTTAAGCCTTAACGGAAAAAACGGAGCGGGAAAATCAAGCATTTTAAAATTACTGATGGGAGAAAAAATAGAATTTTCCGGAATCTTAAAAAAAGCGCAAGGGTTAAAAGTTTCTTATATCCCGCAAAACTTTGATTTTTTAAAAGGCCCGCTTTTCGATTTTATAGAAGAAAGCAATATAGACAAAACAATTTTTTTGACAACTTTAAGAAAGCTAAATTTTCCGCAGGACAATTTTGACAAGAAAATGGAAACCTATTCGGGCGGTCAAAAAAAGAAAGTGCTGCTGACCCGTTCAATCTGCGAGTCGGCCCATCTCTATATTTGGGACGAGCCTTTAAACTATATCGACGTTATTTCCCGTCTTCAAATCGAAAGGATGATTTTAAAGTACAGCCCCGCAATTATCTTGGTAGAGCACGACAAAAAATTTAACGAAAAAGTTTCTACCGATTTTGTAGAGCTGCTTCCCAATCCTTAG
- a CDS encoding biotin--[acetyl-CoA-carboxylase] ligase produces the protein MGELISRTTSDILLDMLIEQNGKPLSGEEAALRLGLSRVSVWKAVQKLRSEGYDIEGGKNKGYVLKSSSDVLNAFFIEKNLSRLAESVCGSKIEVFKTIDSTNTEAKRRLNSSNNAESLHGTLLFAEHQTAGRGRFSRNFYSPEGAGLYFSLIFCPYLPAKNKKEAPDPSLYTAISAVIICRCLQELAFAPKIKWVNDIYLNGKKICGILSEGIIDMETSSVQAVIIGIGLNVKESNFPPELKNKAGALFSETFSLSGKECIPFKETSSFSRNALASSIISSLIEALYGLQSKEKLMEEYKGLSLLTGKNVRVLPFTGAPYEALVLGISDLGHLIIENEEGKKGELISGEVSLEFES, from the coding sequence ATGGGAGAGCTTATATCAAGGACAACGAGCGATATCCTTTTGGATATGCTGATAGAACAAAACGGAAAACCTCTTTCGGGCGAAGAAGCTGCTTTGCGCTTGGGGCTTTCGCGGGTTTCCGTTTGGAAGGCCGTACAAAAACTGCGGAGTGAAGGCTATGATATCGAAGGCGGAAAGAACAAGGGCTATGTCCTAAAGTCTTCTTCCGATGTGTTAAACGCTTTTTTTATCGAAAAGAACTTATCCCGCCTTGCCGAATCTGTTTGCGGCAGCAAAATCGAAGTTTTTAAGACAATAGATTCTACAAACACCGAGGCGAAAAGGCGGTTGAATTCTTCTAATAATGCAGAGTCTCTCCATGGAACTCTTCTTTTTGCTGAGCATCAAACTGCAGGGAGGGGCCGCTTTTCGCGAAATTTTTATTCGCCTGAAGGAGCAGGCCTCTATTTTAGTCTTATTTTCTGTCCATATCTTCCTGCAAAGAATAAAAAGGAAGCTCCCGATCCAAGCCTTTATACGGCAATTTCGGCAGTAATCATTTGCCGCTGTTTACAGGAATTGGCCTTTGCTCCAAAAATAAAATGGGTAAACGATATTTATCTCAACGGAAAAAAAATCTGCGGCATTTTAAGCGAAGGAATTATCGATATGGAAACCTCTTCAGTACAGGCCGTAATTATAGGCATAGGCCTCAACGTAAAAGAATCGAATTTTCCTCCCGAACTTAAAAACAAAGCCGGAGCACTTTTTAGTGAGACTTTCTCTCTTTCCGGTAAAGAGTGTATTCCGTTTAAAGAAACTTCTTCCTTCAGCCGAAACGCCTTGGCTTCTTCTATTATATCGAGTCTAATCGAAGCTCTTTACGGCCTTCAGTCTAAAGAGAAATTAATGGAAGAATATAAGGGCCTATCCCTCCTTACAGGAAAAAATGTGAGGGTTTTGCCCTTTACCGGTGCCCCCTATGAAGCCTTGGTTCTTGGAATCAGCGATTTAGGTCATCTTATTATAGAAAACGAAGAAGGAAAAAAGGGAGAGCTGATTTCGGGTGAGGTGAGTTTGGAGTTTGAGTCTTGA
- a CDS encoding arsenate reductase family protein has product MIFIYYPKCTTCINAKKWLDENGLSYTERHIKEKNPTAAEIKKWHKKSGLPLKKFFNTSGLVYRGLNLKEKLPNMSEEEMYNLLASDGMLVKRPLLITETSVLIGFKPKDWEAALQNR; this is encoded by the coding sequence ATGATTTTTATTTATTATCCGAAATGTACTACATGTATAAATGCAAAAAAATGGCTTGATGAGAATGGACTGTCTTATACCGAAAGACATATCAAGGAGAAAAATCCTACAGCCGCCGAGATTAAAAAATGGCATAAAAAGAGCGGCCTGCCCTTAAAGAAATTTTTTAACACAAGCGGTTTGGTTTATCGCGGTTTAAACCTTAAAGAAAAATTACCTAATATGAGCGAAGAAGAAATGTATAATCTTCTCGCAAGCGACGGTATGTTGGTAAAACGCCCCTTGTTAATTACCGAAACTTCTGTCCTCATCGGTTTTAAACCTAAGGATTGGGAAGCAGCTCTACAAAATCGGTAG
- a CDS encoding DUF5058 family protein produces the protein MFDVNSSVLFWFAGVVILFVLLQSVFFLVKALKRAKELNMPKKKIKQIISGAAVFTIAPAISIILGMISLSKFLGLPLPWLRLSVLGALTYELTAASTAASVLDIPLDQPIADAAAYTTISWVMALGIISGIVVIALFLPKMQKNLIRMKSKDEKWSKLLIDALFMGMISAFLGMIFSEIRLGLKGWIPVFVMFFSAILMLICGLIVKKTRAKWLESYAMPISLLGGMAFSIPITMLIG, from the coding sequence ATGTTTGATGTTAATAGTTCTGTGCTCTTTTGGTTTGCGGGAGTTGTGATTCTCTTTGTTTTGCTGCAATCAGTCTTTTTTTTGGTAAAGGCTTTAAAGCGGGCAAAAGAGTTAAACATGCCCAAAAAAAAGATAAAGCAAATTATTTCCGGAGCGGCGGTTTTTACGATCGCTCCCGCCATTTCCATCATTCTCGGAATGATAAGCCTTTCCAAATTTTTAGGTCTTCCTCTGCCCTGGCTTCGTCTTTCGGTTCTAGGAGCCTTGACCTATGAGCTTACGGCTGCAAGCACAGCAGCATCGGTCTTGGATATTCCCTTGGATCAGCCGATTGCAGATGCGGCAGCCTATACGACTATTTCTTGGGTTATGGCCCTCGGAATAATTTCCGGGATTGTGGTGATTGCTCTTTTCTTACCCAAGATGCAAAAAAATCTTATTCGAATGAAGTCCAAGGATGAAAAATGGAGCAAGCTCCTCATCGATGCCCTCTTTATGGGAATGATTTCAGCCTTTTTAGGAATGATATTTTCCGAAATTCGTCTGGGACTCAAGGGATGGATTCCCGTTTTTGTGATGTTCTTTTCGGCCATCTTAATGCTTATCTGCGGTTTAATCGTAAAGAAGACAAGGGCTAAATGGCTTGAAAGCTATGCTATGCCGATAAGCCTTTTGGGCGGGATGGCCTTTTCCATTCCGATTACAATGCTGATAGGTTAA
- a CDS encoding tetratricopeptide repeat protein — protein MAKSVNALINEAIEAGKKRDYKTSILILEKLAAEGLAEVSSPFYGEKKGNPEIYLYLSRAWAAVNNYGRSIAYGKAYVKRCSSDPAANSTSLPMGFFFLGRSYLAAGQYDKAVYCLEKSLKLNPHPLETRAMLGSAYLKWKKPRLARETFEEALKFAPSDARLNAGYLNSLFVEGVYELRGGNADMARQMFSFAIKNGIDGVAPRLYLAHALKMEGYLPEALGQYEAACEFEPDDPALKWYPAMIKMQLGDAAGAAEDFAKLGIEIPDDGVSDRFFAMGVIKKHMERGDYSRAAVAARIFIKSFGSDAEIRLLAAEAQRSMGNTNTALGHYKCALEHEPENPYPHYGIMLSLQEAYRWEELSAAILRAEAAGSCDADDIYYYKIITAAHIDNPPEEVLPHLQALIQNGRADSAIFNAMGCCYIKLNMPDLALNWYERTLSINEKDEEAKIGIIASYENLQLNKEADEAYEAYLKEWGKNIYIRRDYVLFLEKCERWEDAGNHLEILMSQGEKVNFDPELALFRRKAGQYQKAAILYRKMLRAKPEERLLLHNLVFCLDKMGQTKIALDLLKAAEKMFGIKTDSLLIKGILQMRLKKKEDAIKTFQYILEKEPKNKHAAEFLEKAYGK, from the coding sequence ATGGCTAAGTCTGTAAATGCGCTTATAAATGAAGCCATTGAAGCCGGAAAAAAACGCGACTATAAGACGTCAATTTTAATTTTAGAAAAACTTGCCGCAGAAGGCTTAGCCGAAGTATCTTCTCCCTTTTACGGCGAAAAAAAGGGAAATCCCGAAATATATTTATATCTTTCCAGGGCTTGGGCTGCCGTAAACAATTACGGCAGATCCATAGCCTATGGTAAGGCCTACGTTAAAAGGTGCTCATCGGACCCTGCTGCAAATAGCACAAGTCTTCCTATGGGCTTCTTTTTTTTGGGCCGCTCCTATTTGGCCGCGGGACAGTATGACAAGGCTGTTTATTGCCTTGAAAAAAGCTTAAAGCTCAATCCTCATCCTCTTGAAACAAGGGCAATGCTGGGCTCGGCCTATCTAAAATGGAAAAAGCCTCGGCTTGCCCGCGAAACATTTGAAGAAGCCTTAAAATTTGCTCCTTCCGATGCACGGCTGAATGCCGGATATTTAAACTCTCTTTTTGTTGAAGGTGTCTATGAATTAAGAGGCGGCAACGCGGATATGGCCCGTCAAATGTTCAGCTTTGCAATAAAAAACGGGATAGACGGGGTTGCTCCGCGCCTTTATCTTGCACACGCCCTTAAAATGGAAGGTTATCTTCCCGAAGCCCTGGGCCAGTACGAGGCTGCCTGCGAATTCGAGCCCGATGATCCGGCCCTAAAATGGTATCCTGCAATGATAAAGATGCAGCTGGGCGATGCTGCAGGAGCCGCCGAAGACTTTGCAAAGCTGGGAATTGAAATTCCCGATGACGGAGTCTCGGACCGTTTTTTTGCGATGGGCGTTATCAAAAAACACATGGAACGGGGCGACTATTCAAGGGCTGCCGTTGCTGCCCGCATCTTTATAAAAAGTTTTGGAAGCGATGCCGAAATCAGGCTTCTTGCTGCCGAAGCTCAACGTTCTATGGGGAACACCAACACGGCCTTAGGCCATTATAAATGTGCTCTTGAACACGAGCCCGAAAATCCTTATCCGCATTACGGCATAATGCTTTCCCTCCAAGAAGCATACCGATGGGAAGAACTTAGTGCTGCAATTCTGCGTGCCGAAGCTGCAGGCTCCTGCGATGCGGACGATATTTATTATTATAAAATAATTACCGCCGCCCATATCGATAATCCGCCTGAAGAGGTTTTACCGCATCTTCAAGCCCTTATTCAAAACGGAAGAGCCGATTCGGCAATCTTTAATGCCATGGGCTGCTGCTACATAAAACTTAACATGCCCGATTTGGCTCTCAACTGGTATGAAAGAACTTTAAGCATCAATGAAAAAGATGAGGAAGCTAAAATAGGAATTATCGCCTCTTACGAAAATTTACAATTAAATAAAGAAGCCGATGAGGCCTATGAAGCCTATCTAAAGGAATGGGGAAAGAATATTTACATAAGGCGGGACTACGTACTATTTTTGGAAAAATGCGAGCGTTGGGAAGATGCCGGCAACCACCTTGAAATTTTGATGAGCCAAGGAGAAAAAGTTAATTTTGATCCTGAGCTTGCCTTGTTCCGCCGAAAGGCCGGGCAGTACCAAAAAGCCGCTATCCTATATAGAAAGATGCTTAGGGCAAAACCTGAAGAAAGGCTTTTATTACACAATCTTGTATTCTGCCTTGATAAGATGGGACAAACAAAGATTGCCCTCGACCTATTAAAAGCTGCCGAAAAAATGTTCGGTATTAAAACCGATTCTCTGCTTATTAAGGGAATCCTTCAAATGCGTTTAAAAAAGAAAGAAGATGCAATAAAAACTTTTCAATATATATTGGAAAAAGAACCTAAAAATAAACATGCAGCCGAATTTTTAGAAAAGGCTTACGGGAAGTAA
- a CDS encoding ATP-binding protein: MNTKDLLEIITLGETSKVQFKQDLLADEMEVYGTSVDDINKEKFSEFFKKEFGTTYEDKGLNLEQALKAKRVLRNEHLTLAGLLFFGKNPQEIKPAFTIKFVSFFGNDISENYYRNKPSDLKGTIPELFDEAMRYLKSCLHHVQKEQGFNSTGILEISEIALIEVLQNALLHRDYFKNSPIRILIFDNRVEIISPGKLPNSLTVEEIKFGNPVIRNNQLVSYALHLLPFSGLGSGIKRAISEQPNIELINDIQGEQFKVIIPRPEKSK; this comes from the coding sequence ATGAATACTAAAGATCTATTGGAAATTATTACATTAGGAGAAACAAGCAAGGTTCAATTTAAACAAGATTTACTTGCCGATGAAATGGAAGTTTATGGAACCTCCGTAGATGATATCAATAAAGAAAAATTTTCAGAATTTTTTAAAAAAGAATTCGGTACAACATATGAAGATAAGGGATTAAATCTTGAACAAGCCTTAAAAGCAAAACGGGTTTTGCGAAATGAACATTTAACGCTTGCAGGATTGCTTTTTTTTGGAAAAAATCCTCAAGAAATAAAACCGGCTTTTACGATTAAATTTGTTTCTTTTTTTGGAAACGATATATCGGAAAATTACTATAGAAACAAACCTTCGGATCTAAAAGGTACAATTCCTGAACTTTTTGATGAAGCTATGAGATATTTAAAATCTTGTTTACACCATGTACAAAAAGAACAGGGGTTTAACTCGACAGGAATTCTTGAAATCTCTGAAATAGCTCTTATCGAAGTATTACAAAATGCCTTGCTGCATAGAGATTATTTTAAAAATTCTCCCATTAGAATTCTCATTTTTGATAATAGAGTCGAAATAATTAGCCCGGGTAAATTACCTAATAGCCTGACTGTTGAAGAAATAAAATTCGGAAATCCTGTAATAAGAAACAACCAATTAGTTTCTTACGCTTTGCATCTTTTACCTTTTAGCGGTTTAGGGTCAGGAATTAAAAGAGCCATATCCGAACAACCTAATATAGAATTAATAAATGATATTCAAGGTGAACAATTTAAAGTAATTATACCAAGACCGGAAAAATCTAAATGA
- the pta gene encoding phosphate acetyltransferase, which produces MSFVDEMKKKAKEYANRLVLPEGTEERTLKAARSIVDEKLVSELFLIGSDEAVSAAASKAGVRLDGIKVIDPKKSEWLDSFAESYYEKRKAKGMTLEQAKIDMSAELGFAAMMLVQDKADAMVAGALNTTADVLRAGLKVIGTLPGMKTASSCFLMDTKNPKLGANGVFIFSDCAVIPTPSSEQLADIACSAAMSCRTFAGVEPVVAMLSFSTKGSGGDKDENILRVREAVKILEERKPDFVFDGEIQLDCAIVPSVMQKKAADSPVKGQANTLIFPDLGAGNIGYKLVQRIAGAEALGPFLQGFAKPISDLSRGCSVDDIITTSAVTLVQAGRK; this is translated from the coding sequence ATGAGTTTTGTAGACGAAATGAAAAAAAAGGCAAAAGAATATGCTAACCGCCTTGTTTTGCCTGAGGGTACTGAAGAAAGGACTCTTAAAGCAGCCCGATCTATCGTAGATGAAAAATTGGTATCGGAACTTTTTTTAATCGGTTCTGATGAGGCTGTTTCTGCAGCTGCTTCTAAAGCAGGAGTAAGGCTGGACGGAATTAAGGTAATTGATCCCAAAAAATCCGAGTGGCTTGATTCCTTTGCCGAAAGCTATTACGAAAAAAGAAAGGCCAAGGGCATGACCCTCGAACAGGCTAAAATAGATATGAGTGCAGAACTCGGTTTTGCCGCAATGATGCTCGTTCAAGATAAGGCAGATGCAATGGTTGCAGGAGCCTTAAACACAACAGCCGACGTTCTCCGTGCAGGCTTAAAGGTTATCGGTACTCTTCCCGGAATGAAAACCGCTTCTTCATGTTTTTTGATGGACACAAAAAATCCCAAACTCGGAGCAAACGGAGTTTTTATCTTTTCGGACTGCGCCGTCATTCCTACTCCCAGCTCGGAACAGTTGGCCGACATTGCCTGCTCTGCTGCCATGAGCTGTAGAACCTTTGCAGGAGTTGAACCCGTTGTTGCAATGCTCTCCTTTTCTACAAAGGGCTCGGGAGGCGACAAGGATGAAAATATTTTGCGTGTCCGCGAAGCCGTAAAAATCTTAGAGGAAAGAAAACCCGACTTTGTCTTTGACGGAGAAATTCAGTTGGACTGTGCTATAGTTCCTTCCGTTATGCAAAAGAAGGCCGCCGATTCTCCCGTCAAGGGACAGGCCAATACCCTGATCTTCCCTGACCTTGGAGCCGGAAACATCGGATACAAACTGGTACAAAGGATTGCCGGAGCAGAGGCCCTCGGTCCCTTCCTCCAGGGCTTTGCAAAACCAATATCCGACCTTTCCAGAGGCTGCTCGGTAGACGACATAATCACCACCTCGGCTGTAACCTTGGTTCAAGCCGGAAGAAAATAA